Below is a genomic region from Hippea sp. KM1.
TATCGTTAAACGAATTAGACTTCTCATCACCCATAGAGACCATCATAAACCAAAACACCATACCACCCAAATTCAAGGGATGCTCCTTTGACAACTATATACCAAACAAGGATTACCCATCCCAAAAACAGGCAAAGGAGCGCCTGATAGAATTAGTGCAACAGATAGAGACCTTCAAGAGAAAAACACCAAAAAACAAGCTGTTGCGCAAGCTCATAAAAACCTCAAAACCGCCACACATATACTTAGACGGCGTGTTCGGTGTGGGCAAAACCCATCTGCTTGCCTCCATAGGCAATGCATATAGGGGAAAGAAGCTGTTTATATCCTTCTCCGAACTCATGTATCTGATTGCCTACTATACCCTTCTGGATGTGGTTGATATGCTATCACAATACGACATAGTGCTTTTGGATGAGTTTGAGGTTGACGATCCAGGAGATGCCATGATGGGCATAAACTTCATAAGGGAGATAAACAAAACCGACACTGTTGTTATAGCCACATCCAACACGCTTCCCTCTCAGCTGGGGGCAAGAAAGTTAGACATGCTAACATTCAAAGCCAGAATGGGGTCATTGATCAACTCATTTGAAACAATAATAATCGACGGTGAGGATTACAGATTCAAACAACCCAGCCTGAATTTCAGCATCTCAAACTCAAACCTTAAAGAGATATTCGGCAAATATCAACCCAAAGAAAAGCTAAAACTCTATGTAAACTTTGAGGAGCTCATAGAAAAACTAAAAGAAATCCATCCGACAAGATACAGAAACATAGCCTATTCCCTGGATGCCTTGTTCATAGAAAACCTAAGGCCCTTCAACGATATGGAACTGATGGATGCATTGAGGTTTACCTACTTGATAGACATGCTCTATTACGGCGATGTGAATATATTTGCAAGCTCCAACATCGATAACATATGGAACCTGTTTCATCAGGATCTAAAAGAGGGCAAATTTAAAACAAAGATAGGCAGATGCCTTTCACGGTTAGAGGAAAAATGCGTGCTTGTTAAACCAGATTGAGCAGCTCGATCGGCTTTTTCAATACAAAATCGACCTCGTATTGCCTTAAAATATCCTCACCCCTAAAACCGTATGCAGCCCAGCCTATTTTTACGCCGGCTGCTCTTGCTGCCTCTATATCGTTTTCAGAATCCCCCACCATTACCCCGCCGTCTAACTCCAAACCGTGCCTATCCCTTAGCGTCAATATGGGTTGCGGATGGGGTTTTCTAAAGGGGAGGCTATCGCCGCACACCACATCCCTGAAGTATCCATCTATACCCAATCCTTCAAGCACCCGTTTTGTAAATATGAAGCTCTTATTGGTGATGACAAACATCTGGGTATTCTTTGTCTTTAACCTCTCAAGCACATCCAATACGCCCTCATACAGAACCGTATTATCCAATAGGTGTTCGTAGTAATGGGCAAAGAAAAACTCCATCACCCCATCAAATAGATGAACCGCATTCTCCTCCTTTAAGCAATCCTCCACCAACCTCCTAACACCGTTGCCCACAAAGCTATAGATCTTCTCGTTTGGAAGCGGTTTTAGGGAAAACTCAACCAATGCGGCGTTTATGCTATTTGCAAGATCCAGGCGGGAATCTATGAGAGTGCCGTCAAGGTCAAAGAGAACAAACCTCATAAAAAAACAAAGGGGCAAAAGCCCCTCTTCAGATTTTCTTAAAGATCACAACGGCGTTTGTTCCACCAAAGCCAAAGGAGTTGGACATGGCCGTTTTGATGTCCTTCTTAATCGCCTCATTGGGTGTATAGAAGAGATCGCATTCATCGTCAGGGTTATCCAGATTCATCGTCGGAGGTATAACACCTTCTTTCAAAGCCAACACGCTAAACACAGCCTCAACGCCACCGGCAGCACCCAAT
It encodes:
- the zapE gene encoding AFG1/ZapE family ATPase, which produces MKNAISLNELDFSSPIETIINQNTIPPKFKGCSFDNYIPNKDYPSQKQAKERLIELVQQIETFKRKTPKNKLLRKLIKTSKPPHIYLDGVFGVGKTHLLASIGNAYRGKKLFISFSELMYLIAYYTLLDVVDMLSQYDIVLLDEFEVDDPGDAMMGINFIREINKTDTVVIATSNTLPSQLGARKLDMLTFKARMGSLINSFETIIIDGEDYRFKQPSLNFSISNSNLKEIFGKYQPKEKLKLYVNFEELIEKLKEIHPTRYRNIAYSLDALFIENLRPFNDMELMDALRFTYLIDMLYYGDVNIFASSNIDNIWNLFHQDLKEGKFKTKIGRCLSRLEEKCVLVKPD
- a CDS encoding HAD family hydrolase → MRFVLFDLDGTLIDSRLDLANSINAALVEFSLKPLPNEKIYSFVGNGVRRLVEDCLKEENAVHLFDGVMEFFFAHYYEHLLDNTVLYEGVLDVLERLKTKNTQMFVITNKSFIFTKRVLEGLGIDGYFRDVVCGDSLPFRKPHPQPILTLRDRHGLELDGGVMVGDSENDIEAARAAGVKIGWAAYGFRGEDILRQYEVDFVLKKPIELLNLV